A window from Vulcanimicrobium alpinum encodes these proteins:
- a CDS encoding glycosyltransferase 87 family protein, whose protein sequence is MPPFALLAYATLSALPFSSAMIVYGALLAAAMTLAVFLLARVTRAPLFVVAVALAPIAWSDAILRGQPFAIVLLAFAASAYLLQRSRPAAAACCLLAATVQPHVALPALLGALVLVPRMRISLLLGGIALAGASVVLVGPAVTTVYLRDVLPAHASANAYEWQFSLTSLLTSIGIAARPAITAGSLTFAVMTLLGIVAAERFVRRDGDAAAAVLIPPAFAVFLGVHVHYHQLALAFPAMLFVLVRYERWRSIAGGGLVAAMLPWDTIIAPFLIGVWTMLAAIVGRFVYGPRPALWLAAGTALFAVGISLAAFLHPALGGGASYFTPHPYPPDGLAETSWSNYSRQVLSRTSPLFMIMRMPTVLGLLAGIVAIGGAAFAPSAAADAMGRVTAFAQPWRRRRGQL, encoded by the coding sequence TTGCCCCCGTTCGCTCTCCTCGCATACGCGACGCTCTCCGCCCTTCCGTTCTCGAGCGCGATGATCGTCTACGGGGCTCTGCTGGCCGCAGCGATGACGCTGGCGGTGTTCTTACTCGCACGGGTCACCCGTGCACCGCTTTTCGTCGTCGCCGTCGCGCTCGCTCCGATCGCATGGTCGGACGCGATCTTGCGGGGCCAGCCGTTTGCAATCGTGCTCCTCGCGTTCGCAGCCTCCGCGTACCTCCTACAGCGTTCGCGGCCGGCTGCTGCGGCGTGCTGCCTCCTCGCCGCCACGGTGCAACCGCATGTCGCACTGCCGGCGCTGCTCGGAGCCTTGGTCCTGGTGCCGCGCATGCGGATCTCCCTGCTTCTCGGCGGCATCGCGCTCGCCGGGGCGTCGGTGGTGCTCGTGGGTCCGGCGGTGACGACCGTGTACCTACGGGACGTCCTCCCCGCACATGCCTCAGCCAACGCCTACGAGTGGCAATTCAGCCTTACTTCGCTGCTGACGTCGATCGGTATCGCGGCGCGCCCCGCTATTACAGCAGGGTCATTGACGTTCGCGGTGATGACGCTGCTAGGGATCGTCGCCGCGGAACGATTCGTCCGCCGCGATGGTGACGCGGCGGCGGCCGTGCTCATCCCTCCGGCATTCGCGGTGTTCCTCGGGGTGCACGTCCACTACCACCAGCTCGCGCTCGCCTTTCCCGCGATGCTGTTCGTGCTCGTTCGATACGAGCGTTGGCGATCGATCGCGGGCGGCGGCCTCGTAGCGGCGATGCTGCCGTGGGATACCATAATCGCACCGTTTCTGATCGGCGTGTGGACGATGCTGGCTGCGATCGTCGGCCGCTTCGTGTACGGTCCGCGTCCGGCGCTGTGGCTTGCCGCAGGTACGGCGCTGTTCGCGGTCGGGATCTCGCTGGCCGCATTCCTGCATCCCGCCTTGGGCGGCGGAGCATCGTATTTCACACCGCATCCCTATCCGCCCGATGGTCTCGCCGAAACAAGCTGGTCCAACTATTCGCGTCAGGTTCTTTCGCGGACATCTCCCCTCTTCATGATCATGCGGATGCCTACCGTTCTGGGACTGCTGGCTGGAATCGTGGCGATCGGGGGCGCGGCGTTCGCGCCTAGCGCCGCGGCTGACGCTATGGGTCGGGTTACCGCGTTCGCGCAGCCGTGGCGCCGGCGCCGGGGTCAACTGTGA
- a CDS encoding IS5 family transposase, protein MRTHDEQRASVWTTLQPEDTVPGDHPLRPMRVMVNKILRELSPEFPKLYSRRGRPSIAPEKLLRALLLQMFYSIRSEPMLLEQLRYNLLFRWFVGLSMDDKIWDPSTFSKNRDRFLNGEISERFFAAVVERARADELLSNEHFTVDGTLIEAWASHKSFRPKSDDEPPTSSGGRNEGVNFRGRPRSNETHVSSTDPDARLYRKSSGAPAILGYLGHALMENRNGLIVGVKTTRATGIAEREAALELIRGVSGSNRITLGADKAYDTKDFVEALRALNVTPHVAQNTTRRRSAIDRRTVRHPGYTVSQRRRKLIEESFGWGKTIGRLRKVHFRGLDLVGDIVRWTAAAYNLIRIRNLRAAT, encoded by the coding sequence ATGCGGACTCATGATGAGCAGCGTGCATCCGTTTGGACGACGTTGCAGCCGGAAGACACCGTGCCCGGCGATCATCCGTTGCGCCCGATGCGCGTGATGGTCAACAAAATTCTGCGCGAACTCTCGCCGGAGTTTCCCAAGCTCTACTCCCGACGGGGCCGGCCATCGATCGCGCCGGAGAAGCTGCTGCGAGCCTTGCTGTTGCAAATGTTCTACTCGATCCGCAGCGAGCCGATGCTGCTGGAGCAGTTGCGTTACAATTTGCTCTTTCGTTGGTTCGTGGGCTTGAGCATGGACGACAAGATCTGGGACCCCTCGACGTTCAGCAAGAACCGCGATCGGTTCTTGAATGGCGAAATCTCCGAGCGGTTCTTCGCCGCCGTGGTCGAGCGGGCGCGTGCCGACGAACTGCTCTCGAACGAGCATTTCACCGTCGATGGGACGCTAATCGAGGCGTGGGCCAGCCACAAGAGCTTTCGGCCCAAGTCGGACGACGAACCGCCGACCTCGAGCGGCGGTCGCAACGAGGGCGTGAACTTTCGTGGCCGGCCGCGCAGCAACGAGACGCACGTCTCGAGTACCGATCCGGACGCGCGGTTGTACCGCAAGAGCAGCGGCGCGCCGGCGATTCTCGGCTATCTCGGACATGCTCTGATGGAGAATCGCAACGGCTTGATCGTCGGCGTGAAGACCACTCGCGCGACCGGGATCGCCGAACGCGAAGCAGCGCTGGAATTGATTCGCGGGGTCAGCGGAAGCAACCGAATCACGCTCGGCGCCGACAAGGCGTACGATACCAAAGACTTTGTCGAGGCGTTGCGAGCGCTCAACGTGACGCCGCACGTTGCTCAAAATACGACCCGTCGCCGCAGCGCGATCGACCGCCGAACCGTCCGCCATCCGGGCTACACGGTGAGTCAACGCAGGCGCAAGTTGATCGAGGAGAGCTTCGGGTGGGGCAAGACGATCGGCCGATTGCGCAAGGTGCATTTCCGCGGGCTTGATCTGGTCGGCGACATTGTGCGCTGGACGGCCGCGGCGTACAACTTGATCAGGATACGCAATCTGAGGGCCGCGACATGA
- a CDS encoding glycosyltransferase 87 family protein translates to MLARGTAWFIAPTILVAMIVMTSLGGHETYLMGDFRAFYCAGQAVAAHANPYLEEPLRSCEAAAGPPAEPAFLRPVALPAPLPPYALLAFVPLSRLPFPIAAVIFELLMIGAMIGAVLLFARVTGASSVLLNLAFAAITATVTLYVGQPVPLVFLAIAASALLARQGRWIAAALCAAGASIEPHVALAAIVGMFVAFPRTRLPLAAAGAVLAGASAFAVGVPTTISYLRDVVPAHALANAYEWQFSLTSILTSLAVAPETAIRSGEFMFALMLVLGVAVAWRLCRITGDPAVMVIVPPAFAVFGGVHVHFQQLAIAFPAMLYVYQRFPNVRILAGTGMSLSMIPWNVLSTSILTGLSPLLVGVFARITLGQRRGLVLTCLSAVIALSLLFLALAGFGPPPAHFVVHVYPPSTLAENSWGAFSRATLARPSLLMQWLRLPTMVGLACGLLAIARSAFAASPVEQRTVAERIVAATA, encoded by the coding sequence ATGCTCGCTCGCGGAACTGCCTGGTTTATCGCGCCGACCATCCTCGTCGCGATGATCGTCATGACGAGTCTCGGCGGCCACGAAACATATCTCATGGGTGATTTTCGCGCGTTCTACTGCGCGGGACAGGCAGTGGCCGCTCACGCAAACCCGTATCTCGAAGAACCGCTCCGGTCGTGTGAAGCCGCTGCCGGCCCCCCGGCCGAACCAGCGTTTTTACGTCCTGTCGCTCTTCCTGCGCCTTTGCCGCCTTATGCGCTGCTCGCGTTCGTACCACTCTCGCGCCTGCCGTTTCCGATTGCAGCCGTCATCTTTGAATTGCTGATGATCGGAGCGATGATCGGTGCGGTGCTTTTGTTTGCTCGGGTCACTGGTGCGTCGAGCGTCTTGCTCAATCTCGCCTTTGCTGCGATCACCGCAACGGTGACGCTCTACGTCGGTCAGCCCGTGCCACTGGTGTTCCTCGCAATCGCTGCATCCGCGCTCTTGGCAAGACAGGGTCGATGGATCGCCGCCGCGTTATGCGCCGCGGGCGCGAGCATCGAACCCCACGTCGCGCTGGCGGCGATCGTGGGCATGTTTGTCGCATTTCCGCGCACGCGTCTACCACTCGCTGCTGCCGGCGCAGTGCTTGCAGGAGCGAGCGCCTTCGCGGTCGGCGTGCCTACGACGATCTCGTATCTGCGTGACGTGGTGCCGGCCCATGCACTTGCCAATGCCTACGAGTGGCAGTTCAGCTTGACGTCGATCCTGACGTCGCTTGCCGTTGCACCGGAGACCGCGATTCGCAGCGGTGAGTTCATGTTCGCGCTGATGTTGGTCCTGGGTGTCGCCGTTGCGTGGCGGCTCTGTCGCATCACCGGTGACCCCGCGGTAATGGTGATCGTACCCCCGGCGTTCGCCGTGTTCGGCGGCGTCCACGTACACTTCCAGCAGCTTGCCATTGCGTTTCCCGCAATGCTTTATGTCTATCAGCGGTTCCCGAACGTCCGTATTCTCGCAGGCACTGGCATGTCACTGAGCATGATTCCGTGGAACGTTCTTAGTACGAGCATCCTGACTGGGTTGTCTCCGCTGCTCGTCGGTGTGTTCGCGCGTATCACGTTGGGCCAGCGGCGCGGCCTCGTGCTCACGTGCTTGTCGGCGGTGATTGCGCTTTCGCTGTTATTCCTCGCTCTCGCCGGTTTCGGTCCGCCTCCGGCGCACTTTGTCGTGCACGTCTACCCGCCGAGCACGCTGGCGGAGAACAGTTGGGGGGCTTTCTCGCGCGCGACGCTAGCGCGTCCGTCGCTTCTCATGCAGTGGCTGAGGCTTCCAACGATGGTCGGACTCGCCTGCGGTCTCTTGGCAATCGCCCGCAGCGCGTTCGCCGCCTCGCCCGTTGAACAACGAACAGTCGCCGAACGTATCGTCGCCGCAACGGCCTGA
- a CDS encoding TadE/TadG family type IV pilus assembly protein codes for MTFSRGTVLAEFALASVVSFTLLFGIIDFGRALYTYHLVTEAARLGTRYAIVNGATACTGATSPDPMQAFVSGQAPGITASQMTVTTTCATQNGCTSTTTNPPRGCTVTISVTYPFHFLIPLVSTLVPSMRTSSTMTIAN; via the coding sequence GTGACGTTCAGTCGCGGCACCGTTCTTGCGGAGTTTGCGCTGGCAAGCGTCGTATCGTTTACGTTGCTGTTCGGGATTATCGATTTTGGACGCGCACTGTACACCTATCATCTCGTGACTGAGGCCGCGCGCCTGGGCACCCGCTACGCGATCGTGAACGGCGCAACGGCATGTACCGGCGCCACCAGCCCGGATCCGATGCAAGCATTCGTCAGCGGTCAGGCACCGGGAATTACCGCCAGCCAAATGACCGTGACTACGACCTGCGCCACGCAGAACGGGTGCACGTCAACGACGACGAATCCGCCGCGCGGGTGTACGGTCACGATTTCGGTTACGTACCCGTTCCATTTCCTCATCCCGCTCGTCTCGACATTGGTGCCGTCGATGAGGACGTCGTCGACGATGACGATTGCGAACTAG
- a CDS encoding TadE/TadG family type IV pilus assembly protein, whose amino-acid sequence MMKYFKPLQRASRGAALVELVLIAPLTLIVLIGLIEIGRYGDYVIRIANAATAGAFYGAQQPGNAGDFTGMQAAATADAAALPNISATATNYCACWAAPTTHFACTVAATSSCTPAATNHEIAFVSVTVTGSLSSLTNYGFLPASLRSISVSRTAVMQVAQ is encoded by the coding sequence ATGATGAAATACTTCAAGCCGCTCCAGCGCGCGAGCCGCGGTGCTGCGCTCGTCGAACTCGTTTTGATTGCGCCGCTCACCCTCATCGTCCTCATCGGGCTGATCGAGATCGGGCGATACGGCGACTACGTCATCCGCATCGCAAACGCAGCCACGGCGGGTGCGTTTTACGGCGCCCAACAACCGGGCAATGCCGGCGACTTCACCGGAATGCAGGCGGCGGCGACAGCCGACGCCGCGGCGCTGCCGAACATCAGTGCGACCGCGACGAATTACTGCGCCTGCTGGGCTGCCCCGACGACACATTTCGCGTGCACCGTCGCTGCGACGTCCAGCTGCACGCCCGCTGCGACGAACCACGAAATTGCGTTCGTCAGCGTCACGGTGACCGGCTCGTTGTCATCGCTGACGAACTACGGGTTCTTGCCGGCCTCGCTGCGATCGATCAGCGTGTCGCGCACGGCCGTCATGCAGGTAGCGCAGTGA
- a CDS encoding pilus assembly protein TadG-related protein, with the protein MATVSIRKRTTRPGERGQILPIFALLLVVLCGFAALAVDVGYWRYQQRLEQSAADSAAIAAAAEVAYTTSTSNATDKANVQTAGTNDATTNGYTSGTANTTVTVNWPPATGPNAGNGQSVEVTVARVMPAFFLGAIMPSGFAQTVQARAVAKRLDTGGGCIYVMKGSISGDLTLHGGGRGGITTVPLCGVIVNGNMTVTGQANIDASFISYVGNGPGGGSYPHAQPQKGLPTSDPCARIAGCAYLATLSTTNPGLFSAPCQDVGGVLPPNPLPPGHYCGTATHVPYSQSPIILAGGLYIMDNGMFRSLIVSTVTGSGATIYNNCTSTVCADTTLSGGNVLNTIVAPTSGPSAGVAYYQPPSLVNAITVNGAAGTITDMGGVYAPNGTFTFNGQLPSIAFLVAGDIIMNGGGLAAGSSLYNNTSALNAVLVE; encoded by the coding sequence ATGGCAACTGTTTCGATTCGCAAGCGCACGACGCGACCGGGGGAGCGCGGCCAGATCCTGCCGATCTTCGCGCTGCTGCTGGTCGTGCTGTGCGGTTTCGCCGCGCTCGCCGTGGACGTCGGATACTGGCGCTACCAACAGCGGCTCGAGCAGTCCGCTGCGGACAGCGCCGCGATCGCTGCCGCGGCAGAAGTCGCGTACACGACGAGCACGAGCAATGCGACCGATAAGGCCAACGTGCAGACAGCCGGCACGAACGACGCGACGACGAACGGTTACACGAGCGGGACGGCGAACACCACCGTCACGGTGAACTGGCCGCCGGCGACCGGCCCGAACGCCGGCAATGGACAGTCGGTGGAAGTCACGGTCGCGCGCGTGATGCCGGCGTTCTTCCTCGGCGCGATCATGCCGTCGGGATTTGCGCAGACGGTACAAGCCCGCGCGGTTGCGAAGCGCCTCGACACCGGCGGCGGCTGCATCTACGTGATGAAGGGAAGCATTAGCGGCGACCTGACGCTCCACGGCGGCGGTCGAGGCGGAATCACGACGGTTCCGCTGTGCGGCGTGATTGTTAATGGCAATATGACCGTGACCGGTCAGGCCAATATCGATGCGAGCTTTATTTCATACGTAGGGAATGGCCCCGGCGGCGGCAGCTACCCGCACGCGCAACCGCAAAAAGGGTTACCGACCTCCGATCCCTGCGCGCGCATAGCCGGCTGCGCGTACCTCGCTACCCTTTCCACGACAAACCCCGGGCTCTTCTCGGCGCCCTGCCAGGATGTCGGCGGCGTTCTCCCGCCAAATCCCCTGCCGCCGGGCCATTATTGCGGGACTGCCACGCACGTACCGTATTCGCAGTCGCCAATCATCCTCGCGGGCGGTCTCTACATTATGGACAATGGGATGTTCCGCAGCCTGATAGTCTCCACCGTGACCGGCTCCGGCGCCACAATCTACAACAATTGCACCTCAACGGTGTGCGCGGATACGACGCTCAGCGGTGGAAACGTTCTAAACACGATCGTTGCACCGACCAGCGGTCCCAGCGCAGGGGTGGCATACTATCAACCTCCTAGCCTTGTCAATGCAATCACGGTCAACGGCGCTGCCGGAACCATTACGGACATGGGCGGCGTCTACGCGCCCAACGGGACGTTTACGTTCAACGGCCAGTTGCCGTCGATCGCATTTCTCGTCGCTGGTGACATTATTATGAACGGGGGCGGCCTCGCCGCTGGCAGTTCGCTGTACAACAACACCTCGGCGTTGAACGCCGTACTCGTGGAATGA
- a CDS encoding type II and III secretion system protein family protein: MRNVRTSLAVLAAAAAVTVPFSARADVVTQLSVRTGQSMVLRAPSLTRVAVGDGKIAGVYPIGNSELVLNGKAPGRTTLFVWTTSGRHSYDITVLEQSLEDLRRMIQSSINDPTVHVDSFDHSIVLAGSVPTGERLVQLSDIVARFDPVVTANKYTVVNAVTVAQPLGPLENELAADKATAGVHVDRDLKGNLIVSGTIPDRTTAERVLARVRALGGPYLAIDGKVIDRLESSTTSQVNVKVYILEVDETALRQLGVNLQSATFQNSASGSTYTLGSAQFPVVENPVGPGQALKLGSFFRTITLAPTLNLIITSGHGRILSSPDLVTMPGKEANFLVGGQIPIPYASGPSQIAIQYKDFGVQLKVTPTILGNGGVETVIAPEVSDLDFQDGVTISGFTIPALKTSKLSTDVITKSGESVVLGGLLRRVEQRNIDKIPLLGDLPILGKLFRSTRYQSSQTDVVFVMTPEILTR, from the coding sequence TTGCGCAACGTTCGCACGTCTCTCGCAGTACTCGCCGCGGCGGCGGCCGTCACGGTCCCCTTCAGCGCGCGGGCCGACGTGGTCACGCAGCTGTCGGTGCGCACCGGCCAGTCGATGGTGCTCAGAGCGCCGTCGCTCACCCGGGTCGCCGTCGGCGACGGCAAGATCGCCGGCGTCTACCCGATCGGGAACTCGGAACTCGTCCTCAACGGCAAGGCGCCGGGGCGCACGACGCTCTTCGTGTGGACCACCAGCGGCCGGCACAGCTACGACATCACGGTGCTCGAGCAGAGCCTCGAAGATCTGAGGCGGATGATCCAGTCGTCGATCAACGATCCGACGGTTCATGTTGACTCGTTCGATCATTCGATCGTGCTGGCGGGAAGCGTCCCTACCGGTGAACGGCTCGTTCAGCTCAGCGACATCGTCGCGCGCTTTGACCCGGTGGTGACGGCGAACAAGTACACCGTCGTCAACGCGGTGACGGTCGCACAGCCGCTGGGGCCGCTCGAGAACGAACTCGCCGCCGACAAAGCGACCGCGGGCGTGCACGTCGACCGCGACCTCAAAGGCAACCTGATCGTCAGCGGTACGATCCCGGACCGTACGACTGCCGAACGCGTCCTCGCTCGCGTCCGCGCGCTGGGTGGCCCGTACCTCGCCATCGACGGTAAGGTGATCGATCGTCTCGAGAGCTCGACGACGAGTCAGGTCAACGTCAAGGTCTACATTCTCGAAGTCGACGAGACCGCGCTGAGACAACTCGGAGTCAACCTCCAGAGCGCGACGTTCCAGAATAGCGCGAGCGGCTCTACATACACACTGGGATCGGCACAATTCCCGGTCGTCGAGAACCCGGTCGGGCCGGGGCAGGCGCTGAAACTCGGGTCGTTCTTCCGGACGATCACGTTGGCGCCAACGCTGAACCTCATCATCACGAGCGGCCACGGGCGCATCCTCTCCTCGCCGGATCTCGTGACGATGCCCGGGAAGGAAGCGAACTTCTTGGTCGGCGGTCAGATCCCGATCCCCTACGCGTCGGGCCCCTCGCAGATCGCTATCCAGTACAAGGATTTCGGCGTTCAGCTCAAGGTGACGCCGACGATCCTCGGCAACGGCGGCGTCGAAACGGTGATCGCTCCGGAAGTCTCCGATCTCGACTTCCAGGACGGGGTCACGATCAGCGGCTTCACGATCCCTGCGCTGAAGACTAGTAAACTTTCGACCGACGTGATCACCAAGTCCGGCGAGTCGGTCGTCCTGGGCGGGCTCCTGCGGCGGGTGGAACAGCGGAATATCGATAAAATCCCCCTGCTCGGAGACCTGCCGATCCTCGGCAAGCTCTTCCGTTCGACCCGCTATCAGTCATCGCAGACCGACGTCGTGTTCGTGATGACGCCCGAGATCCTGACTCGCTGA
- a CDS encoding Flp family type IVb pilin encodes MLRTINSVLVDDAGQGLAEYGLILGLIAVVCIAAVVFLSGKIQGILSNVGSSI; translated from the coding sequence ATGCTTCGCACCATCAATTCCGTTCTCGTCGACGATGCCGGTCAGGGCCTCGCCGAATACGGCCTGATCCTCGGGCTCATCGCCGTCGTCTGCATCGCTGCCGTCGTGTTCCTGAGCGGAAAAATCCAAGGCATCCTCAGCAACGTCGGAAGCAGCATCTAA
- a CDS encoding Flp family type IVb pilin, whose protein sequence is MSGAVLAPILTVHAALRAALTDDDSGQGLAEYGLILGLVALLCITAVLFLSGQISGVMSYLGTSL, encoded by the coding sequence ATGTCCGGGGCCGTATTGGCCCCGATCCTCACCGTTCACGCTGCGCTGCGCGCCGCTCTCACGGATGACGATTCGGGCCAAGGACTCGCAGAGTACGGCCTCATTCTCGGTCTGGTTGCCCTTTTGTGCATCACGGCGGTGCTGTTCCTGAGCGGACAAATCTCCGGCGTGATGAGCTACTTGGGAACCAGTCTCTGA
- a CDS encoding A24 family peptidase, producing MTITTLLLLAATLVAAAIDVRTRRIPNLLTGGLAFAAIGIHVPAGLGPAGAAVAAMLAAFALGTVAFSLGWFGGGDVKLIAAASGLVSFPDCIALVAYILAAGALLSLVSAAVNGRLVSLVRSTIAVATHGAPTETNKLPYGIAIAAGSLFYSLSQLVPSLRLPL from the coding sequence ATGACGATTACGACACTTCTTCTCCTCGCCGCGACGCTCGTCGCCGCGGCGATCGACGTCCGAACTCGCCGGATTCCGAACTTGCTCACGGGCGGGCTCGCGTTCGCGGCGATCGGCATCCATGTTCCCGCGGGCCTCGGCCCCGCCGGAGCTGCCGTCGCGGCGATGCTCGCGGCGTTTGCGCTCGGAACGGTCGCCTTCAGTCTCGGGTGGTTCGGCGGAGGCGACGTCAAGCTGATCGCGGCCGCCAGCGGTCTGGTCTCATTTCCCGACTGCATCGCCCTCGTCGCCTACATCCTCGCAGCCGGAGCGCTGCTCTCCCTCGTTTCTGCGGCCGTCAACGGACGGCTGGTCTCGCTCGTTCGCAGCACCATCGCGGTCGCGACGCACGGCGCGCCGACCGAAACCAATAAGCTCCCGTACGGCATCGCCATCGCCGCCGGAAGCCTCTTCTACTCACTCTCGCAACTCGTGCCCAGTCTGAGGTTGCCCCTATGA
- the cpaB gene encoding Flp pilus assembly protein CpaB has translation MNRRIPLIVGILLALGTGVLLLNYLSSQRAQTPQVASKTVVLAAAEIPPRALITPAMLTTAERPVTQIDSDAITDQHLAVGKYSLITIPAGSALTTSKVGTAEAFALPSRLPLGMRAVSIAVDRVKGVAGLIQPGDRVDVIAVPPRVGQETPQASAILRGVLVLAMGNDLESARATPSPDQQNLTTVTLALTPKQVDLLMAADLNTVLRLALRPPKEPIRAYPAEPLQLGVPATVGQPAAPVAAPAPAVAAAPVAQPRLAAAPVAPAPAPRKPSSVLVIDGDRAVDNSQK, from the coding sequence ATGAATCGCCGCATTCCGCTGATCGTCGGTATTTTGCTCGCTCTGGGGACGGGAGTGCTGCTCCTGAACTACCTGAGCTCCCAGCGCGCGCAGACGCCGCAGGTCGCGTCGAAGACGGTCGTGCTCGCAGCCGCCGAGATCCCGCCGCGTGCCCTCATCACGCCGGCGATGCTCACGACGGCGGAACGGCCAGTCACGCAGATCGATTCGGACGCCATCACCGACCAGCATCTAGCGGTCGGGAAGTACTCGCTGATCACGATCCCCGCCGGCAGCGCTCTCACGACGTCGAAAGTCGGTACCGCGGAAGCGTTCGCACTGCCGTCGCGTCTGCCGCTGGGCATGCGCGCGGTGAGCATCGCGGTCGATCGCGTCAAGGGCGTTGCCGGGCTCATCCAGCCGGGCGACCGCGTCGACGTCATCGCCGTCCCGCCGCGCGTCGGTCAAGAAACCCCGCAGGCGTCGGCGATCCTGCGCGGCGTGCTCGTGCTCGCGATGGGCAACGACCTCGAGTCGGCCCGCGCCACGCCGAGCCCCGACCAGCAGAACCTGACCACAGTGACGCTCGCGCTCACGCCGAAACAGGTGGACCTGCTGATGGCAGCCGACCTCAACACGGTGCTGCGCCTCGCGTTGCGTCCGCCGAAGGAGCCGATCCGCGCTTATCCGGCGGAGCCGCTCCAGCTCGGCGTCCCCGCCACTGTCGGACAGCCGGCCGCACCCGTTGCAGCACCTGCCCCCGCCGTGGCCGCTGCGCCCGTCGCACAGCCCAGACTCGCCGCCGCGCCGGTTGCGCCGGCGCCCGCGCCTCGCAAGCCGTCGAGCGTTCTGGTGATCGACGGCGACCGGGCCGTCGATAACAGTCAAAAATGA